The Solirubrobacter pauli sequence TACAGCGCGATCCTGCTCGGCCCGCTGCTGCTCGCGCTCGCGTCGGTCGTCTCACGCGGCAAGGGCTGGACGGTCCTGGCGCTCATCGGCGTCGCCGGTGTCTGGGCCGTCAACAGCCCGCCGCCGTCCAAGAGCAACGTGCGCACCGTGTCCACCGGCGTCGCGCCGTCGATCCGCCCCGGCGACCTCGTCGTCTCCACCCAGCCTGAGCAGGTCCCGGCGCTGAACCGCTACCTGCCGCAGGGCGTCGTCTACCTCACGCCGATGGGCCTGGTCTCCGATCCCCGCCAGACCGACTGGCGGGACGGGCTCGCGCGTCTGCGCGGCGGCCAGGCCGAGACGGAGCTGCTGCCGGCGATCGACCGCCTGCCCTCGGGCAAGCGGATCCTGATCGTCACGCCCGAGCCGGGCCAGCGGCTCTCGCAGTCGCCCTGGGCGCGCGCCGTGCGCATCCGCACGCGGGAGTGGCGCGCGGCGATGCAGGCCTCGCCGCGGCTGCGCGCGATCGGCACCGTGGAGACGCTCCCGTGGCGCAAGAACACGGTGCGCGCGGAGCTCTACCAGGTCCGCTAGCGCACTCTGACGTGCAGGTGGTCGTCGTGGTAGATCAGCGGCACGACGACGTTTCTCGGGCCTTTGAGCTTGAGCTTGGGCCCCACGAAGACCTTGATCGCCCCGGCGGCGACGAAGCGGTCCACGAGCTCCTGGGAGAGCTTGCGGTCGACCTGTGAGGGCTTGGTCGGCCGGGCTTCCGTGCCGTCCTTGCGCGGATAGAGGATGTCGATGTCGAGCCCGTTCTGGTGCGACGCGTGGCCGAGCCCGCCGTACTCGCGCCCGAACCTGCCGCCGTGCGTGCGCGACAGGTCCATGATCCCGACGCGCTGGGCGCTGTCGTGCTCGGTGCGGAACTGATGGATCACGGTCAGCACGGTGCGGATCAGCCGGTCGGTGCCGTAGCGGCGCCACTCGCGGTTGGGGATCCGGTTGAAGATCGGGTCCCAGGTGAAGAAGTCCTCGCCCAGCTCCGGGAGCAGGACGCCACGCACCAGCCGGCCCTTGCGCGCCCAGCTGCCCTTGGCCTCGGAGGCGCGCCACTGGATCGCGGCGAAGTCCGGCGGGACGCTCGGCTGGTCGACCGGGTCCTCGAACGCCGGCGTGCCGGCGGGGACCGGGGTCTCCGTGGCGACCGGTGACGGCGTCGGCGTCGGCGTCGGCTCGGGCGCGGGCGTCGGCTCCTGCGCGAAGGCCACCGCACCGGCGGCGAGCACGAGGCCGACCATGAGCACGACGTACCGCATCCACCTCCAGGTATACCGTTGCGCGGCATGGACGCCCTTGACGTCAACCGCGCCCACTGGGACGCGCTCGCGGCCGTCCACGGCCAAGACGCCTACTACGACAAGGAAGCACTCGTCGCCGGGCGCGATTCGCTGAGCGAGCACGAGGCGGCGGCGGTCGGGGATGTGACCGACCTCGACGTGCTGCACCTGCAGTGCCACATCGGGTTCGACTCGATCTCGCTCGCCCGTCGCGGCGCGCGCGTGACCGGCGTGGACTTCTCGCCGCGGTCGCTCGCGGCGGCCGCCGAGCTGGCCGAGCGGGCCGGGGTCGAGATCGAGTGGGTCCAGGCCGACGCCACCGCGCTGCCCGAGGCGCTGCACGGCCGCTTCGACGTCGTCTACTCGACCGCCGGCGTGCTCTGCTGGATCGCGGACATCGACGCGTGGATGCGCAGCGTCGCCACGGCGCTGCGCCCGGGCGGTCGGCTCGTGCTGGTCGAGCTGCACCCGCTGTTCCTGATGGTCGGCTCGCCCGACCCGCTGGTGCTGGACTTCCCGTACGCGTTCGACGGGGCGCGCACGTTCGACGAGCCGGGCTCCTACGCCGACGCGAAGGCCGACGTCGCCGCGACCGCGACGGTGGAGTACGCGCATTCGCTGGGCGAGGTCGTCACCGCCGCGATCGGCGCCGGGCTGCGGATCGACGCGCTGCACGAGCACATGGACGCGGCCCGCGACCTGCGCGGCGACCTGCTGCCACGGGAGGCCGACGGCCGCTGCCGGCTACGCATCGGTGGCGAGGTCCTTCCGATCATCTACACGCTGCAGGCGACGCGTTGACGCTCCACGTCGAGTCCGAGGGCACCGGCGAGCCGGTCCTGCTCCTGCACGGCGTGAGCGGCTCCGGCGCGACCTACCGCTGGCTCACGCTCGAGGGCCGGCGCACCGTGCGGCTGACCTTCCGCGGCCACGGCCGGTCCGGCCGCGCCGCGTCGTACCTGCTGGACGACTACGTCGAGGACGCGCTGTCCGTGCTCGAGGACCTCGGCCCGGCGGCGATCGTCGGGCACTCGCTCGGCGGCGTCGTCGCGTGGACGGTCGCCCAGCGCCGGCCCGACCTCGTCACCCGGCTCTTCCTCGAGGACCCGCCGCTGTTCATGGGCGAGCCGGACGCGCATGCCGCCAACCCGGCGATCCCCCCGTTCCGCCAGCGCCAGTCGGCGGTGCGCGCGTGGCAGGCGCGCGGCGCCACTGAGGCGGAGATCGAGGCCGAGCTCGACCCCGAGGGCGAGCAGACGCCGGAGGCGCTGGCCGCCCGGTCGCACGCGCTGCACGCGCTCGACCCCAAGCTGCTGGACCCGGTGATCGCCGGCACCCTGCTCGCCACCGCCGACACGCGCGCGCCGGTCACGGTGCCGGTGCTGATCCTCGCCGCCGACCCCGCGCTGGGCTCCGCGTTCCCGCCCGAGCACGAGGCCCGGCTCGCCGAGACGCACCCCGACGTCAAGGTCGTCCGGCTGGCCGGCGCACCGCACACGATCCACGACACCGCCGCCGTCCGTGACGAGTACGTCGCGCAGCTGGTCGCCTTCCTCGGGTGAGGATCCGCCACGTCCGTGCCCACGAGGCCGAGCGCCTGCGTGAGATCCGCCTGCGCTCGCTCGCGACCGACCCGGACGCGTTCGGCGCCACGTTCGAGGGCGACGCGTCCCGCCCCGCCGACTGGTGGGAGCGTGGCGCGCGGCGCTCCGAGCAGGGCGGGCAACGGACGTTCGTGATCGTCGACGACGCCGACCGCTGGCTCGGGATGGCGCTCGTGCGTCCCGACGACGAGTCGCCGGGCGACGCCGTCATCAACGCCATGTGGGTCGCGCCCGAGGCGCGCCGCCAGGGCATGGGCCGCGCGCTGCTCGAGGCATGCGTGGAGTGGGCGGGCGAGCGCCGCTTCCGGGCGGTGAACCTGGCCGTGCGGATCAGCAACGCGCCTGCTCGTGCCGCCTACGCCGCCGCGGGCTTCGCGTTCGAACGCGCCGAGCGTGACGAGTACCGCCTCAAGCGCAGGCTGGTGTGACCGAGAACACACGTAACGGCACTCCGAAACGGGCGTACTTCCCCCATCTTCCACCCACGACCCCCACTGATCGGCATCCTCACGCACGAGCTCGTGGAAGAGCCCGGTGCGGCCCTGGCGCCTGCGCCGGGCCGGTCGGCGCGTGACCTCGCCCCACCGCGCCTGCACCTGCGCCTGACGTACGTGCACGCCGTCCAGGAGGCGGGCGGGATCGCGGTCGTGCTGCCCGCGCACGGGTTCGGCGACGACGCGCACCACCTGCTCGACCGCGTCGACGGCCTGCTGATCAGCGGCGGTCCGGACCTCGACCCCGCCACCTACGGCCAGGAGCGCCACCCGCAGCTCGGCCCGAACGTGGACCGCGTCGCCGACCACTACGAGCTGCGCATGCACGAGGCCGCCCGTGAGCGCGACCTGCCCGTGCTGGCGATCTGCCGTGGCCTGCAGGCGATGAACGTCGCCCGCGGCGGGACGTTGCATCAGCACATCCTCAACCACCGTCAGACGCCGGTCGCGCCGCACGAGCCGACGCACGCGGTG is a genomic window containing:
- a CDS encoding penicillin-insensitive murein endopeptidase — its product is MRYVVLMVGLVLAAGAVAFAQEPTPAPEPTPTPTPSPVATETPVPAGTPAFEDPVDQPSVPPDFAAIQWRASEAKGSWARKGRLVRGVLLPELGEDFFTWDPIFNRIPNREWRRYGTDRLIRTVLTVIHQFRTEHDSAQRVGIMDLSRTHGGRFGREYGGLGHASHQNGLDIDILYPRKDGTEARPTKPSQVDRKLSQELVDRFVAAGAIKVFVGPKLKLKGPRNVVVPLIYHDDHLHVRVR
- a CDS encoding class I SAM-dependent methyltransferase, producing MDALDVNRAHWDALAAVHGQDAYYDKEALVAGRDSLSEHEAAAVGDVTDLDVLHLQCHIGFDSISLARRGARVTGVDFSPRSLAAAAELAERAGVEIEWVQADATALPEALHGRFDVVYSTAGVLCWIADIDAWMRSVATALRPGGRLVLVELHPLFLMVGSPDPLVLDFPYAFDGARTFDEPGSYADAKADVAATATVEYAHSLGEVVTAAIGAGLRIDALHEHMDAARDLRGDLLPREADGRCRLRIGGEVLPIIYTLQATR
- a CDS encoding alpha/beta fold hydrolase, with amino-acid sequence MTLHVESEGTGEPVLLLHGVSGSGATYRWLTLEGRRTVRLTFRGHGRSGRAASYLLDDYVEDALSVLEDLGPAAIVGHSLGGVVAWTVAQRRPDLVTRLFLEDPPLFMGEPDAHAANPAIPPFRQRQSAVRAWQARGATEAEIEAELDPEGEQTPEALAARSHALHALDPKLLDPVIAGTLLATADTRAPVTVPVLILAADPALGSAFPPEHEARLAETHPDVKVVRLAGAPHTIHDTAAVRDEYVAQLVAFLG
- a CDS encoding GNAT family N-acetyltransferase is translated as MRIRHVRAHEAERLREIRLRSLATDPDAFGATFEGDASRPADWWERGARRSEQGGQRTFVIVDDADRWLGMALVRPDDESPGDAVINAMWVAPEARRQGMGRALLEACVEWAGERRFRAVNLAVRISNAPARAAYAAAGFAFERAERDEYRLKRRLV
- a CDS encoding gamma-glutamyl-gamma-aminobutyrate hydrolase family protein gives rise to the protein MEEPGAALAPAPGRSARDLAPPRLHLRLTYVHAVQEAGGIAVVLPAHGFGDDAHHLLDRVDGLLISGGPDLDPATYGQERHPQLGPNVDRVADHYELRMHEAARERDLPVLAICRGLQAMNVARGGTLHQHILNHRQTPVAPHEPTHAVSVAAGSPLHRITSRRRLAVNSFHHQAIDELGHGLEVIATAPDGTIEAVHDPSARFHLAVQWHAEVLTHRPEHAAVMRSLIDAAARPGLALVA